The Thermodesulfovibrio sp. 3462-1 genome contains the following window.
ACTCATATGATGTAAGAGAGCAGGAAATAGCTGATATATCCCGTTCACTTAAAGCTATGGCAAAGGAGTTAAAAGTTCCTGTCATTGCACTCTCTCAGCTTAACCGTTCAGTGGAAAAAACTTCTGATAGAAGACCTACTCTGGCAAATTTAAGAGAATCAGGTGCAATTGAACAGGATGCAGATGTAATAATTTTCCTTTACAGGGATGAGGTATACAACAGGAAAAACACTGCCAACAAAGGGAAAGCTGAAATAATAGTAGCAAAGCAGAGAAATGGTCCTACTGACACTGTGTATCTTACTTTTCTGGATGATTATACAAGATTCCTTGATTATACAGACATGTACACAGGCACAGAAATACAAGAGGAAGTGTAAAATGCTCAGAAGAAAGCCAGCAGTTGCAGGGTATTTTTATCCATCAAATCCTAAAGAACTTTTATATGAAATGGAAGAATACATGCCCTCACAGGCAAAAGTAAATGCTCGTGGTGCCATATGTCCTCATGCAGGATATGTTTATTCAGGTCATGTAGCAGGTTCAGTATACTCAAGAATTTCTCCTCGGGAAACCTTTATTCTTCTTGGACCAAATCATACTGGTTATGGAGCAGAGATTTCTTTGATGACCGAGGGGCAATGGGATATTCCTCTTGGAAGTTTAAAAATAAATGAAGAACTTGCAAAAAAAATCATGGAAAAATCTTCTGCTACAGAAGACACGGAGGCTCATCTTTATGAACACTCTCTGGAAGTGCAGCTTCCTTTTATTTATAAACTCAATCCTCAGGCTCAGATTGTGCCGATAACATTAAAAATGCTTTCACTTAAAGACTGTCTCAGTTTAGCACAGGGCATTGCTAAAGCAGTGGAAGAACTCACTCTTAAAGATAAAGTTATTGTTATTGCAAGCACAGATATGAGCCATTATTTACCAGATGATCTTGCAAGAAAGGTTGATGCTCTGGTAATTGAAAAAATTAAAGCCTTTGATCCAGAGGGAGTTTACAACACTGTATTAGAGCATGGAATATCAATGTGTGGAGTAATTCCCACCACAGTAATGCTTCAGGCAACAAAACTTCTTGGTGCAAAGGAAGTTCAAATTATTAAATATGCAACCTCTGCTGAAGTTAGCAGAGACTATGATAAAGTTGTAGGATATCTCGGTGCAATTGTCATCTAAGCTGCCTCTGACAGGTGTGATACTTGCTGGTGGAAAATCTTCACGAATGAAAATTAATAAATGTTTACTCTCTTTTAATAACCGCAGGCTTATTGAAATTCTTCTCATAAACTTAAAAGAAATATTTGAAGATCTTTTCATCGTTACAAACTTTCCTGAAGCATATTTTTATACTGGAGTACCTCTCATTGGAGATATTTATCCTTTTAAAGGACCAATGGCAGGAATTCATGTTGCATTGAAAAACTCAAAATACGATGTCTTTGCCTTTGCCTGCGATATGCCTTTTGTTAAAAAAGAAATCATCTATTTTCTTGGTGGAAAACATATTTCTCAAAAAAACAACATAACTGTTGGCTGTTATAATGAAAAAATTTATCCTTTACCAGGGATTTATTCAAAAGAGATGCTGAATGAATTAGAAAATTTACTTAAAGAAGACAAGCTCAGCATGATTAGACTTATTAAAGATGTGCATGCTCAGACAGTTGATGTTGCAAATTTAGATGAAGAAGGGTTATCTTTTATTAATGTAAACACAGAAGAAGATTTAAAATTTCTTGAAAAAGGAGGCAAAAAATGTTTGGATTAGGAACACAGGAATTAATGCTTATTCTCATAATAGTGGTTATTCTTTTCGGAGCAACAAGACTACCACAGATTGGCAAAGGAATTGGAGAGGCTATAAGGAACTTTAAAAAAGCAACCTCTGAAAAGGACGAGATTGATGTAACTCCAAAAAAGGATGAAGAGAAAAAATAAATGTGAGACTTCTTGAAGCAGAGATAGATTTAAAAGCATTAATTCACAACTTTCATACAGTTAAAGCTATTGTCAAGCCAATTAATCCATCCTGCAGGATAATAGCAATTGTAAAAGCAGATGCCTATGGACATGGAGCAGTAGAGGTTACCCGTGCTCTTGAAAAAAAATGCTTTGCCTTTGGAGTGGCTTTTTTTGAAGAAGCTGCCATATTACGAGAAGCAGGAATAAAATCAAAAATTATTGTTCTCTTTGACAGAGAAGTGGAAGGTATATTTAAATACAATCTTACTCCAGTGGTCTTTGATTTTAAACAGGCTCAGCTGCTTTCAAAACAGGCTCACAAAAAAGCAGTTAATCTCTCTGTTCATGTTAAAGTTGAGACAGGTATGGGAAGACTTGGAATTTATAATGCACCATGCGAAACAATTAAAAAAATTGCTCAATTACCAAATATAAAAATTGAAGGTGTCATGAGTCATCTTTCAGAGGCAGAAAACAAAGAATGGACAACAGAACAGATAAGAAAATTTAAAGAGATTCAAAGATGCATTGTTAATCTTGGAATTAGCCCTGTTTTCCACATTGCAAACTCTCAAGGAATCAAATATCCTGAGGCTTTATTTGATGCAGTAAGGCCAGGACTCATGCTTTATGGATACGGTCAAAACTTTGAAAAAGAATTAAAACCATGCATGAAAGTTAAAACAAAAATTATTGACATAAGAAGGCTTCCGAAGGGTTCACCAATAAGTTATGGAAGAACTTTTATAACCAAAAAAAATAGCGTTATTGGAGTTATTCCAGTGGGATATGCTGATGGATATTTCAGAAAATTAACTAATAGAGCAAAGGTTATTGTCAGAGGGAAAAAAGTGCCAGTTGTGGGCACAGTTTGCATGGACCTTACAATGATAGACCTTACAGATATCCGAGAGGTAAAAGTGGATGATGAGGTGATTTTGCTCGGAGACTTAGGAAATGAAAAAATTACAGCTCAGGATATAGCAGAATGGGCAGAGACAATACCATATGAAGTGTTAACTTCCTTAGGAAGCCATGCAAAAAGAAAATATATTAGGGAGGAAGTATGTTAGCAGAGAGAACAAAAAAAATTAAACCTTCAGCAACTCTTGCTGTTGACAGCCGAGCCAAGGAATTAAAAGCAAAGGGAATGGATGTTATAAATTTTGGAGTTGGAGAGCCAGATTTTGACACACCTGAACATATTAAGGAAGCTGCAATAAAGGCAATCAAAGATGGTTTTACAAAGTATACTCCTGTTGGCGGGATTGATGAGCTTAAAGAGGCAATAATTGAAAAACTTGAGCGAGACAATGGATTAAAGTATGAAAAAGCAAATATTTTAGTGTCCTGTGGAGCAAAGCATTCTTTGTATAACATTGCTCAGGCATTATTTGGTCCAGGGGATGAAGTAATAATTCCAGCTCCATACTGGGTTTCTTATCCTGATCAGGTTCTTCTCAATGATGCAAAACCAGTGATTGTTGAAACAACTGAAGACAATGATTTTATGCTTTCTGTAGAGATTTTAAAAGAAAATATTACTTCCAGAACAAAGGCAATTATTCTTAACTCACCATCAAATCCTACTGGTTTCATTTACACAAAAAAAGCACTGGAAGAGATCGCAGAAATTGCTTTAAAACACAACC
Protein-coding sequences here:
- the amrB gene encoding AmmeMemoRadiSam system protein B, with translation MLRRKPAVAGYFYPSNPKELLYEMEEYMPSQAKVNARGAICPHAGYVYSGHVAGSVYSRISPRETFILLGPNHTGYGAEISLMTEGQWDIPLGSLKINEELAKKIMEKSSATEDTEAHLYEHSLEVQLPFIYKLNPQAQIVPITLKMLSLKDCLSLAQGIAKAVEELTLKDKVIVIASTDMSHYLPDDLARKVDALVIEKIKAFDPEGVYNTVLEHGISMCGVIPTTVMLQATKLLGAKEVQIIKYATSAEVSRDYDKVVGYLGAIVI
- a CDS encoding molybdenum cofactor guanylyltransferase, which codes for MSSKLPLTGVILAGGKSSRMKINKCLLSFNNRRLIEILLINLKEIFEDLFIVTNFPEAYFYTGVPLIGDIYPFKGPMAGIHVALKNSKYDVFAFACDMPFVKKEIIYFLGGKHISQKNNITVGCYNEKIYPLPGIYSKEMLNELENLLKEDKLSMIRLIKDVHAQTVDVANLDEEGLSFINVNTEEDLKFLEKGGKKCLD
- a CDS encoding twin-arginine translocase TatA/TatE family subunit, yielding MFGLGTQELMLILIIVVILFGATRLPQIGKGIGEAIRNFKKATSEKDEIDVTPKKDEEKK
- the alr gene encoding alanine racemase, encoding MRLLEAEIDLKALIHNFHTVKAIVKPINPSCRIIAIVKADAYGHGAVEVTRALEKKCFAFGVAFFEEAAILREAGIKSKIIVLFDREVEGIFKYNLTPVVFDFKQAQLLSKQAHKKAVNLSVHVKVETGMGRLGIYNAPCETIKKIAQLPNIKIEGVMSHLSEAENKEWTTEQIRKFKEIQRCIVNLGISPVFHIANSQGIKYPEALFDAVRPGLMLYGYGQNFEKELKPCMKVKTKIIDIRRLPKGSPISYGRTFITKKNSVIGVIPVGYADGYFRKLTNRAKVIVRGKKVPVVGTVCMDLTMIDLTDIREVKVDDEVILLGDLGNEKITAQDIAEWAETIPYEVLTSLGSHAKRKYIREEVC